The DNA sequence tcaacttattttttattattcgaACTTTATCTATTATCTATTAGCCGCAACAAGTATatcatgttatatattttgaatccttataaaattaataataataaaaattatattaagataattaatatttttttaataaattttatatgattttactCTGTAATGTAATGTGCATTTCTAATGAAACGCAACCTTAAtgtaaataaagaataaatattgTTGGTGACTGACACAGTTACAGTGATAGTAGTATAATTGTAAAGCGTGGCGAGAGAGTATAGTGAGTTGGGACAGCTGGTCCTTGGACAACAACGCAAGGCTTTTCCATTTCCATTCCATAAATAATGAGAGAAGAAaggtattttgatttttatctttaattaattaaattaggtagcaaattaataaattattaaagctAATATAAAATGTGGCCTCTTAAAAGTTATAATTGTGTTCTGGGGCCGTGAAACATTTCTATGGTGGAAATTGCTATGCTATGCTAAGCTAAGCTGGAAAGAAAAAAGGCCCTCTGAGTGAGTGAGAGTGTGTGGTTAAAgaggagaggaagaagagaagaggaGGCGGTGCGCACCTTAGCATGGATTCCTCTCCGTCAtcttctctctcctctctcgcTTCGTCCCCACGGCACCATCGTCCTCTCTCCAATTGAGAAAGGCACCGATTCCCATTCTCATTCTCACTCTGGCTGACATAAAGGCAACCCTTGCCTCTCTCTCTTCCATCGATTTCAATTTCTACGGCAACAGGAAaagcaagaagaagaaggccAGGCTCTGCTTTGGTTTCCGCCGCGTCAAAATGCTGTGGCTGATGAGATTCTCGGGCTTCTTCTCCGCCGCAATGCTCGTCATTCTCCTCTCCCCCTCCCTCCAATCCTTCCACCCCGCCGAAGCCATCCGCTCCTCCCACCATCTCGACGGCCTCCTCCGCCTCCCTCCGCCGCGCCTCTCCTTCCGCCCCGCCGCTCCATTCCGCAATGCCGCCGACGGTAAATGCGCCTCCTCCGTTCCCACCTCCGTCTGCGACCCCTCCCTCGTCCACGTGGCCATCACCCTCGACGTGGAGTACCTCCGCGGCTCCATCGCCGCCGTCCACTCCATCCTCCAACACTCCCAGTGCCCGGAGAACATCTTCTTCCACTTCCTCGTCTCCGAAACCAACCTCGAATCCCTCGTCAAATCCACCTTCCCGCAATTGAACTTCAAGGTCTATTACTTCGATCCAGAGATCGTCCGCAACCTGATCTCCACCTCCGTCAGACAAGCCCTCGAACAACCCCTCAACTACGCCAGAAATTACCTCGCTGACCTCCTCGAACCCTGCGTCGAGAGGGTTATATACCTCGACTCCGATCTGGTTCTCGTCGACGACATTGCCAAGCTCTGGAGCACCAGTCTAGGTTCTAGAACCATTGGCGCCCCCGAGTACTGCCACGCCAACTTCACCAAGTACTTCACCGCAGGGTTCTGGTCGGACATGCGCTTCGCCAGCGCGTTCGCGGGGCGGAGGCCGTGCTATTTCAACACGGGCGTGATGGTCATAGATCTGGTGCGGTGGCGGAAAATCGGGTACAGCAAGAGGATAGAGAGGTGGATGGAGATTCAGAAGAACGATCGGATCTACGAGCTGGGTTCTTTGCCGCCGTTTCTGTTGGTGTTCGCGGGACGCGTGGCGCCAATTGAGCACAGGTGGAACCAGCATGGGTTGGGTGGCGATAACGTGAAGGGGAGTTGCCGGGACCTGCACGCTGGGCCTGTGAGCCTGTTGCATTGGTCCGGTAGTGGCAAGCCCTGGACAAGATTGGACTCCAAGCACCCCTGTCCTCTTGATGCACTTTGGGCTCCTTATGATTTGTACGGACACGCTCACTGATTAGCCTTTGCCTTCTCCCTGCTCGCCGGTAAATTCCCTTCTCTGTCACTTctgttcatttaatttaattctcattccgccc is a window from the Glycine max cultivar Williams 82 chromosome 2, Glycine_max_v4.0, whole genome shotgun sequence genome containing:
- the LOC100801272 gene encoding probable galacturonosyltransferase-like 7; amino-acid sequence: MLWLMRFSGFFSAAMLVILLSPSLQSFHPAEAIRSSHHLDGLLRLPPPRLSFRPAAPFRNAADGKCASSVPTSVCDPSLVHVAITLDVEYLRGSIAAVHSILQHSQCPENIFFHFLVSETNLESLVKSTFPQLNFKVYYFDPEIVRNLISTSVRQALEQPLNYARNYLADLLEPCVERVIYLDSDLVLVDDIAKLWSTSLGSRTIGAPEYCHANFTKYFTAGFWSDMRFASAFAGRRPCYFNTGVMVIDLVRWRKIGYSKRIERWMEIQKNDRIYELGSLPPFLLVFAGRVAPIEHRWNQHGLGGDNVKGSCRDLHAGPVSLLHWSGSGKPWTRLDSKHPCPLDALWAPYDLYGHAH